In Paenibacillus sonchi, a single genomic region encodes these proteins:
- a CDS encoding phage tail protein produces MKANILNIGAKSNWVPGYREDPYLAFNFIVEIDGISVAGFSEVSGLSIETQVERKTFGGENHKEFVFLGQTKYSDLTLKNGVTNDEYLWNWYQNVVNGVVKRRSGSICLLDHSGTPKVWWNFIEACPIKWEGPAFSASSSAVAVESLVLTHNGLYRYR; encoded by the coding sequence ATGAAGGCAAATATTTTAAATATCGGCGCGAAAAGCAATTGGGTGCCCGGTTACAGGGAAGATCCCTATCTTGCCTTTAACTTCATTGTGGAGATCGACGGGATCTCTGTCGCCGGGTTCTCCGAGGTTTCCGGCCTTAGTATTGAGACCCAGGTGGAACGCAAAACATTCGGCGGAGAGAATCATAAGGAATTTGTTTTTCTCGGACAGACCAAATACTCAGATCTGACGCTGAAAAATGGGGTCACCAACGACGAATATCTGTGGAACTGGTATCAGAATGTGGTTAATGGAGTGGTCAAACGGCGCAGCGGGTCCATCTGTCTGCTGGATCATTCTGGCACGCCAAAAGTGTGGTGGAACTTTATCGAGGCTTGTCCCATCAAGTGGGAAGGACCGGCATTCAGCGCCAGCAGCAGTGCGGTGGCGGTGGAGAGTCTGGTTCTGACCCATAACGGGCTGTACAGGTACCGGTAA
- a CDS encoding GPW/gp25 family protein, protein MEVVDFLGRGWKYPFAVHRGSINSSDGEDSIRESILLILSTARGERVMRPDFGCRLNELVFSPNTMSTATLLRSFIEEALQNWEPRIEVDDITVTPRSDQSQLEVSIDYSIRASNSKYNLVYPFFLESVGK, encoded by the coding sequence ATGGAAGTTGTAGATTTTTTGGGACGGGGCTGGAAATATCCCTTCGCTGTCCATAGAGGGAGCATCAATTCTTCAGATGGAGAAGATTCCATCCGGGAATCCATCCTCCTGATTCTTTCAACCGCCCGCGGCGAACGGGTCATGCGGCCGGATTTCGGCTGCAGGCTGAACGAGCTGGTGTTCTCGCCTAATACGATGAGCACCGCTACGCTGCTGAGGAGCTTTATTGAAGAAGCGCTGCAGAACTGGGAGCCGCGGATCGAAGTGGACGATATTACCGTCACGCCGCGCTCCGACCAGTCTCAGCTGGAGGTGTCCATTGACTATTCAATCAGGGCCAGCAACAGCAAATATAATCTGGTCTATCCATTCTTCCTTGAAAGCGTGGGGAAATAA
- a CDS encoding phage tail sheath family protein, with protein MANYLSPGVYVEEVSSGVKPIAGVGTSVGAFVGIAEKGVIGKAVLITNWSQFVNEFGQFIPNGYLAYAVYNFFAEGGTSCYVVRAASKDIQPASLTIKDTDNLDLFKVVARSEGKWGNRISVKISQSSNKQQFGFKMVVQYLLDSSFNDEYTGEDEDGKIVEVFDNMLLINFEEKVNQVSAFVSVKPLVDLTILENMEKTPAFNETALSLSGGVNGMSPIDFLGDSASRAGIHAFDTIDGINIVAAPDLADMAYSRGTILDMLNYCKLRKDCIFIVDPPHGLSPLEVKDFKEGAGNYSGNSFNTSYGALYYPWVYINDPLTGKQKLVPPSGAIAGTYAYVDSVRGVHKAPAGTTDGYLDSVVGIEKIITKAEQELLNPDGINVIRSLPEGICVWGARTLSSDSEWNYVNVRRLLMYIEESLDEGSQWVVFEPNDPSLWGKVKRNLTAFLTRVWRDGALYGTTQEEAFFVKVDEENNPPSVRDVGQLIIEVGVAPVKPAEFVVIRVSQKTLSK; from the coding sequence ATGGCAAATTATTTATCGCCAGGCGTGTATGTAGAGGAAGTCTCAAGCGGTGTCAAGCCGATTGCCGGCGTAGGCACATCTGTAGGGGCGTTTGTAGGGATCGCAGAAAAAGGTGTGATCGGCAAAGCGGTGCTAATCACGAATTGGAGCCAATTCGTCAATGAATTCGGCCAATTTATCCCGAATGGCTATCTGGCTTATGCCGTGTATAACTTTTTTGCGGAAGGAGGCACCTCCTGCTACGTGGTAAGAGCGGCTTCTAAGGATATTCAGCCTGCATCTCTAACCATCAAAGACACGGATAACCTGGATCTGTTCAAGGTGGTTGCACGCTCGGAAGGAAAATGGGGCAACCGGATTTCGGTGAAGATCAGCCAGTCCTCCAACAAGCAGCAGTTTGGCTTCAAAATGGTTGTCCAGTATTTGCTGGACAGCAGCTTCAACGATGAATACACCGGGGAAGATGAAGACGGCAAAATCGTCGAGGTTTTTGATAACATGCTGCTGATCAATTTTGAGGAGAAGGTGAATCAGGTTTCCGCATTTGTCAGTGTGAAGCCGCTGGTCGATCTGACCATTCTGGAAAATATGGAAAAAACACCGGCCTTCAACGAAACAGCCCTGTCGCTCAGCGGCGGTGTGAACGGAATGTCTCCGATCGATTTCCTGGGGGATTCAGCCAGCCGGGCGGGTATCCACGCTTTTGACACCATTGACGGCATCAACATTGTGGCTGCTCCGGACCTTGCGGATATGGCTTATAGCCGGGGCACGATCCTGGACATGCTCAATTACTGCAAGCTGAGAAAAGACTGCATCTTCATTGTTGACCCTCCGCACGGGCTGAGTCCGCTGGAAGTAAAGGATTTCAAGGAAGGTGCAGGCAACTATTCCGGCAATTCGTTCAATACTTCTTACGGTGCCCTGTACTATCCTTGGGTCTACATTAACGATCCGCTCACAGGCAAGCAAAAGCTCGTGCCGCCGTCAGGCGCAATTGCCGGTACTTATGCTTATGTCGATTCCGTGCGCGGTGTCCACAAAGCACCCGCAGGTACAACGGACGGCTATCTTGATTCCGTGGTTGGCATTGAGAAAATCATCACCAAAGCGGAGCAGGAGCTGCTCAATCCGGACGGCATCAACGTGATCCGCTCCCTGCCGGAAGGCATTTGCGTATGGGGGGCCAGAACCCTGTCCTCCGATTCCGAATGGAATTATGTCAACGTCCGGCGTCTGCTGATGTATATTGAGGAATCGCTGGATGAGGGCAGCCAATGGGTTGTTTTTGAACCGAATGATCCCAGCCTGTGGGGCAAGGTGAAGCGCAACCTGACAGCTTTCCTGACGCGGGTCTGGAGAGACGGAGCCTTGTACGGGACTACGCAGGAAGAAGCCTTTTTCGTCAAAGTGGACGAGGAGAACAATCCTCCTTCTGTGCGGGATGTCGGCCAGCTGATTATTGAAGTCGGCGTGGCACCGGTCAAGCCTGCGGAATTCGTAGTCATTCGGGTCAGCCAAAAAACCCTATCCAAATAA
- a CDS encoding SMI1/KNR4 family protein, protein MIEPAAIALATALAMGLVELAMELGFKAIGKGLNKAGKAVKKQHRSRWCVSVILELSTGERELRKLQLLSMMILYSGGKKMIYEKLESLIQENSDEGDFTGGITAEEVIRIEYALNVEFPQSYRWFLENYGSGGLFGVDILGCGKSAPSVVSKTEKLRNLGMPYGYIVIEDCEEFFYCLDTTDISNEECSVISWDRMSGFNGKRADNFYEFLFERLSDAKENWEED, encoded by the coding sequence ATGATCGAGCCTGCGGCCATCGCGCTCGCCACCGCACTTGCCATGGGACTGGTTGAGCTGGCGATGGAGCTCGGGTTCAAGGCGATTGGCAAAGGGCTGAACAAGGCCGGAAAAGCCGTAAAAAAACAGCATCGGAGCCGCTGGTGCGTGAGTGTAATTTTAGAGCTAAGTACTGGAGAAAGAGAGCTAAGGAAACTACAGTTACTGAGCATGATGATTTTATACTCTGGAGGGAAAAAAATGATTTATGAAAAGCTAGAGAGTTTAATTCAAGAGAATTCTGACGAGGGCGATTTTACGGGTGGAATTACTGCAGAAGAAGTGATAAGAATTGAATACGCCTTAAATGTTGAATTCCCACAAAGCTACAGATGGTTCTTGGAAAACTATGGTTCGGGCGGGCTGTTTGGCGTAGATATACTTGGTTGTGGTAAATCTGCTCCTTCAGTTGTTTCAAAAACAGAAAAACTTCGAAATCTTGGAATGCCGTATGGATATATTGTCATTGAGGATTGTGAAGAGTTTTTTTATTGTCTTGATACTACTGATATTTCGAATGAGGAGTGTTCTGTAATATCTTGGGATAGAATGTCAGGGTTTAATGGAAAACGCGCCGATAATTTTTATGAGTTCTTGTTCGAAAGACTTAGTGACGCTAAAGAGAATTGGGAGGAAGACTAG
- a CDS encoding DUF4255 domain-containing protein gives MAVDTGTVIRDVSTSLKALLKANVPELNDDSFISFGSPSDIDSSTMKLSMCLYYLSHSPSMRNSEKEEIGGTNEFLYPPAYLDLYYLLTPYAKDRETEQLILGRIFQLFHEHPVLSGSDLRGNLAECGNEKIRISYNNLTIQDIKQLWEVFPGKPAKVSLSYLVSPVRLPADKKIIIPRVQVKDLGIHPI, from the coding sequence ATGGCCGTGGATACCGGTACGGTAATAAGAGATGTCAGCACCAGCCTGAAGGCACTGCTGAAGGCGAATGTACCTGAGCTGAACGATGACAGCTTCATCAGCTTCGGCTCTCCAAGCGACATTGACAGCTCGACGATGAAGCTCTCGATGTGCCTGTATTATTTGAGCCACAGCCCGAGCATGCGCAACAGTGAGAAGGAAGAGATCGGCGGCACGAACGAGTTCTTGTATCCGCCGGCTTATCTGGATTTATATTATCTGCTCACCCCCTATGCCAAGGACAGAGAAACCGAGCAGCTTATACTGGGCAGAATCTTTCAGCTGTTCCATGAGCACCCGGTGCTTAGCGGCTCCGACCTGAGAGGCAATCTTGCCGAATGCGGCAATGAGAAGATCCGGATCTCCTATAACAACCTGACCATTCAGGATATTAAGCAGCTATGGGAGGTTTTTCCCGGGAAGCCGGCCAAGGTGAGCCTGTCCTATCTGGTATCGCCGGTAAGGCTGCCTGCGGATAAGAAGATCATAATTCCACGGGTACAGGTAAAGGATCTGGGCATTCACCCCATTTAA
- a CDS encoding phage tail protein: protein MIDGIQTAAFADATIPDTSTEAVDYREGIDAPHARKLSGLTKFGNITLKKGLTDSLELYNWRKSIEDKGALKNRKSLSIILVDEEGNDKAQWDILEAWPIKYDVSALSAKGNEVSVESMELVHEGVRRVK from the coding sequence GTGATTGACGGCATTCAAACCGCAGCATTTGCTGACGCGACAATTCCGGATACCTCTACAGAAGCTGTGGATTACCGCGAGGGCATAGATGCTCCGCATGCACGCAAGCTGTCGGGACTGACCAAATTCGGGAACATCACCTTGAAAAAGGGTCTTACCGACTCCCTGGAGCTCTACAACTGGCGCAAGTCGATTGAAGACAAGGGGGCACTGAAAAACCGCAAGAGCTTGTCGATTATCCTGGTGGATGAAGAAGGCAATGACAAGGCGCAGTGGGATATCCTCGAAGCCTGGCCGATCAAATATGATGTCAGCGCATTAAGCGCCAAGGGAAACGAAGTCTCCGTAGAATCGATGGAACTGGTGCATGAAGGTGTGCGCAGAGTGAAATAG
- a CDS encoding phage late control D family protein, with protein MKVKGWDVKEKKELEAEAKTGDETTKMGGTESGFSLSAKAIEESPVAIMAEHLLDMSEAKTLASAAYNSRLRDFIAGEGMCWGNPQLRAGQTVKLLGLGDRFSGIYYIVSTVHKIDSKGYTTTFRVKRTGL; from the coding sequence GTGAAGGTAAAGGGCTGGGACGTGAAGGAAAAGAAGGAGCTGGAAGCCGAAGCGAAGACCGGAGACGAGACGACCAAGATGGGCGGGACAGAATCCGGCTTTTCTTTAAGCGCCAAAGCTATTGAGGAATCGCCGGTCGCCATCATGGCGGAGCATCTGCTCGATATGAGCGAGGCCAAAACATTGGCTTCCGCCGCCTACAACAGCCGCCTGCGCGACTTCATCGCCGGTGAGGGCATGTGCTGGGGAAATCCGCAGCTCCGGGCAGGCCAGACAGTGAAGCTGCTCGGCCTGGGCGACCGCTTCAGCGGCATCTATTATATTGTATCCACGGTTCACAAGATAGACAGCAAGGGTTATACAACGACTTTTAGGGTAAAGAGGACTGGCCTATGA
- a CDS encoding phage baseplate assembly protein V encodes MNEGPGITNFADSMINEGRIFGVMVGIVINNDSANHADKPGPGRVKVKIPLMGMPESNWARMASWMAGKERGAFCLPEVDDEVLVVFENGDVNRPYVIGSLWNGKDTPPETNKDGKNNIRMFKSRSGHILQFADTEGKRTLRLLPPKVM; translated from the coding sequence ATGAATGAGGGACCTGGAATTACCAATTTTGCCGACAGCATGATTAACGAGGGACGCATCTTCGGAGTGATGGTGGGAATTGTCATTAACAATGACTCCGCGAACCATGCGGATAAACCCGGACCCGGCCGGGTAAAGGTAAAGATCCCGCTGATGGGCATGCCGGAATCCAACTGGGCCCGGATGGCTTCATGGATGGCCGGGAAGGAGCGGGGGGCTTTTTGCCTGCCTGAGGTGGATGATGAGGTGCTGGTGGTTTTTGAGAATGGAGATGTCAACCGCCCCTATGTGATCGGGTCCTTGTGGAACGGGAAGGATACACCGCCGGAGACCAACAAGGACGGCAAAAACAATATCCGTATGTTCAAATCCCGCAGCGGACACATTCTGCAGTTTGCCGATACCGAGGGAAAGAGAACATTACGCTTACTTCCGCCAAAGGTCATGTAA
- a CDS encoding DUF6760 family protein has protein sequence MAGGIVGYPLDRLYEEVAFLTYYLHWDYAAVLNLEHPERNRWCSEVSKINQKLGGGEEKKNFFEA, from the coding sequence ATCGCCGGGGGAATAGTCGGCTACCCCCTTGACCGCCTCTACGAGGAGGTAGCCTTTCTAACCTACTATCTGCATTGGGACTATGCGGCTGTGCTGAACCTGGAGCATCCTGAACGGAACCGCTGGTGCAGTGAAGTCAGCAAAATCAACCAAAAGCTGGGTGGCGGGGAAGAGAAGAAGAACTTCTTTGAGGCTTAG
- a CDS encoding phage late control D family protein, with the protein MLDIRGYDLLHRLRMGTRSKAFLKKKDSDIASEIAKEHGLTPVVDDTGTVYPYIFQNNQSNYEFLLERAAMLDYELYADDKKLYFVKSRSVKAPGLPELSFKKDFERLSLELRALTRGAK; encoded by the coding sequence GTGCTGGACATCCGCGGGTACGACCTGCTGCACAGGCTTCGCATGGGAACGAGAAGCAAAGCTTTTCTGAAGAAAAAGGACAGCGACATCGCTTCAGAGATCGCCAAAGAGCATGGACTGACCCCTGTGGTAGACGATACTGGAACCGTGTATCCCTACATATTCCAGAATAATCAGAGCAATTACGAGTTTCTGCTAGAACGGGCGGCCATGCTCGATTATGAGCTCTATGCGGATGACAAGAAGCTGTATTTCGTCAAGTCAAGGTCGGTGAAAGCCCCCGGTCTGCCGGAGCTGAGCTTCAAGAAGGATTTTGAACGGCTGAGTCTGGAGCTGCGGGCGCTTACCCGGGGAGCAAAGTGA
- a CDS encoding PAAR domain-containing protein — protein MGQPAAKKGDRILATDTHIVMLPAGPAPVPTPLPHPFTGILDGALSANVKIMGQPAATVDSTATNTPAHVPQGGPFQKPPTNQGKIIAGSVSVKINGKMAARNSDPALTCNDPADLPVGKVVAAGTVLIGG, from the coding sequence ATGGGACAGCCTGCCGCGAAAAAGGGCGACCGCATTCTGGCCACCGATACGCATATCGTGATGCTTCCTGCCGGTCCGGCGCCCGTTCCGACGCCGTTGCCCCATCCTTTTACGGGCATTCTGGACGGCGCGCTTAGCGCAAATGTCAAGATTATGGGGCAGCCGGCAGCTACAGTGGATTCCACGGCCACGAATACACCGGCACATGTTCCGCAGGGAGGCCCTTTTCAAAAGCCTCCAACCAATCAGGGGAAAATCATCGCCGGAAGCGTTAGCGTAAAAATCAACGGAAAAATGGCCGCCAGAAACAGCGATCCGGCGCTGACATGCAATGATCCGGCCGATCTGCCGGTAGGCAAGGTGGTTGCGGCAGGAACGGTCTTAATAGGAGGCTGA
- a CDS encoding ATP-binding protein, which translates to MLLGYEVLDERLAKVASLSTLAIPQQAGFPEELEQSLLRFVKHYSSGKERRTGSLLYCSGPDEAGKLSGIREVCGKLGLSVLVADMEKLLLPEADFSEILRLLGRHTLLENAALCFTGFDSIVTEDDRHLLKRRLLMEMLEAYVPLTFILGEAQWGISLTGVQLNFMQIDFPVPDEAARKQAWTTFGQEYRLSPQMDLADISGSFRFTSGQIRAALAGGENIAVWNGSSGAEVSVSDLYQACYFQSSRKIQALATKIRAMYTWDMLVLPGEQLSQLREICRQVKYRPLVYGEWGFAGRLSLGRGLNILFSGPPGSGKTMAAEVIATELNLEIYKIDVSQIVSKYIGETEKNLSRIFDEAETSNAILFFDEADALFGKRSEVKDAHDRYANVEISYLLQKMEEYTGIVILATNLNQNLDDAFARRLHFKLEFPFPEKKQRGLIWRGCSPGSAA; encoded by the coding sequence ATGCTGCTCGGCTATGAGGTGCTGGACGAGCGCTTGGCGAAGGTAGCGAGCCTCAGCACTCTGGCGATTCCGCAGCAGGCCGGCTTTCCTGAAGAGCTGGAGCAGAGCCTGCTGCGGTTTGTGAAGCATTACAGCAGCGGCAAGGAACGCAGAACCGGCAGCCTGCTGTACTGCAGCGGCCCGGATGAAGCCGGAAAGCTGAGCGGCATCAGAGAAGTCTGCGGCAAGCTGGGGTTATCCGTACTGGTTGCCGATATGGAGAAGCTGCTGCTTCCCGAGGCGGATTTCAGCGAAATACTGAGGCTGCTTGGACGGCATACGCTGCTGGAGAACGCGGCCCTCTGCTTCACAGGTTTCGACAGCATAGTGACAGAGGATGACCGCCACCTGCTGAAACGGCGGCTTTTGATGGAGATGCTGGAGGCTTATGTGCCTCTAACCTTTATCCTTGGGGAAGCACAGTGGGGGATAAGCTTAACCGGGGTCCAATTGAATTTCATGCAGATTGACTTCCCTGTTCCCGATGAGGCAGCGCGCAAGCAGGCGTGGACCACCTTCGGCCAGGAATACCGGCTGTCTCCACAGATGGATCTGGCAGATATCAGCGGCAGCTTCCGCTTTACTTCCGGACAGATCCGGGCCGCGCTGGCCGGTGGCGAGAATATCGCCGTATGGAATGGCTCCAGCGGGGCCGAGGTTAGCGTGAGTGACCTGTACCAGGCATGTTACTTCCAGTCCAGCCGCAAAATCCAGGCGCTGGCGACGAAGATCCGCGCCATGTATACCTGGGACATGCTGGTGCTCCCCGGCGAGCAGCTAAGCCAGCTGCGGGAAATCTGCCGCCAGGTGAAGTACCGTCCGCTGGTCTATGGAGAGTGGGGCTTTGCGGGACGGCTGTCTCTGGGCAGGGGGCTTAACATCCTGTTTTCCGGACCTCCCGGCTCCGGGAAGACAATGGCAGCCGAGGTGATCGCGACGGAGCTGAACCTGGAAATCTACAAAATCGATGTCTCGCAGATTGTGAGCAAATACATCGGGGAGACGGAGAAGAATTTGTCGCGGATTTTTGACGAAGCCGAGACCTCCAACGCCATTCTCTTTTTTGATGAAGCCGATGCCTTGTTCGGCAAGCGTTCAGAGGTCAAGGATGCCCATGACCGGTATGCGAATGTGGAAATCAGCTATTTGCTGCAGAAGATGGAGGAGTATACGGGGATCGTGATTCTGGCGACCAATTTGAATCAGAACCTGGACGATGCCTTTGCGCGCAGACTGCATTTCAAGCTGGAGTTCCCGTTCCCGGAAAAAAAGCAGCGCGGGCTGATCTGGCGGGGATGTTCCCCGGGGAGCGCCGCTTGA
- a CDS encoding SMI1/KNR4 family protein, producing MKEISEQFNLIEEHLYTIGLPSRDVVYSEVDITKIEEKYNISFPEIYKLFVLKYGNSKFEQEVIYKSLELSPCTDKNGFNAFDSFFGFDGGLDDVSNKINQYYERIPSSLIPIADDGKGNLICIGVKDGFYEKIYFWYHENELIANLMLNEKKYGNISLDDYWENVFLVSDSFVDFIRSFEVEQVEEGQKVELKIVKERMNTDFIANMLAARAELEAKEKERKDKKNGKG from the coding sequence ATGAAAGAGATAAGCGAACAGTTTAACCTTATAGAAGAACATTTATATACTATTGGATTACCAAGTAGAGACGTAGTTTACTCTGAAGTTGATATTACAAAAATTGAGGAAAAATACAACATTTCATTTCCTGAGATATATAAACTTTTTGTACTTAAATACGGAAATTCTAAATTTGAACAAGAAGTGATTTATAAATCATTAGAATTATCGCCTTGTACAGATAAAAATGGTTTTAATGCTTTTGATTCATTTTTTGGTTTTGATGGTGGCTTGGATGACGTGAGTAATAAAATTAATCAGTACTATGAAAGGATCCCCAGTTCTTTAATACCAATTGCAGACGATGGTAAAGGGAATCTTATATGTATTGGTGTCAAGGATGGGTTCTATGAGAAAATTTATTTTTGGTATCACGAAAATGAATTGATTGCAAATCTAATGCTGAATGAAAAAAAATACGGAAATATTAGTTTAGATGATTATTGGGAAAACGTTTTTTTAGTTTCAGATAGTTTTGTTGATTTTATAAGAAGTTTTGAAGTTGAACAGGTAGAAGAAGGCCAAAAAGTTGAATTGAAAATTGTAAAAGAAAGAATGAATACTGACTTTATAGCTAATATGTTAGCCGCTAGAGCAGAATTGGAGGCTAAAGAAAAGGAAAGAAAGGATAAGAAAAATGGCAAGGGCTGA
- a CDS encoding putative baseplate assembly protein, whose amino-acid sequence MFANAVWARNSNSVAGEIPGSSNGEENQSFQLSKTPVLPGQCLRVREAPGQGEWVPWEEVDTFSLSASDGRHYMLDRSSGTIIFGDGRNGMIPPTGTGNIECDYKYGGGSAGNVAAGAVTKIWDSFSWLDSVTNPVAADGGFDQEAAEQAQIRGPHTLKSWDRGVTAEDIEWLVREAMPQIAKVKCLGAMNRDLEFVPGTATIIVVPETDEPKPVPSQELLSEIEAYLCERTSAPLDTSDPGIEVIGPDYVRIGVEAAVAFTSVEQRKVAEGRIIDNLKQFFHPLYGGDRAAGWELGQNLYVSEVYAVIKNTPGVDYVSGIVIKASVQCFTASLEPLENGPYKPLAAYPKYSAVRSDDNSIQFALAERVEAGSEVKSLVLKGFKENGKIRLRYRTYEPVELIVVSIDGDILECQTLDGQPLEYSYPEGSDLEFDITDDLTVRTYILNGLASGAESFFVKIAVFEPKDIVFLSKTDEYVNTTPSRFAASTLITFSLKRMS is encoded by the coding sequence ATCTTTGCTAATGCGGTATGGGCCCGCAATTCCAATTCGGTTGCCGGTGAGATCCCCGGCTCCAGCAACGGCGAAGAGAACCAGAGCTTCCAATTATCCAAGACGCCTGTGCTGCCCGGACAGTGTCTTCGGGTCCGGGAGGCGCCGGGGCAAGGCGAGTGGGTGCCGTGGGAGGAAGTCGACACTTTTTCCTTGTCTGCCTCGGACGGAAGGCACTATATGCTGGACAGAAGCAGCGGGACGATCATCTTCGGGGACGGAAGAAACGGCATGATCCCGCCGACCGGAACCGGCAATATTGAGTGCGACTATAAGTATGGCGGCGGATCAGCCGGTAATGTTGCCGCAGGAGCGGTAACCAAGATATGGGACAGCTTCAGCTGGCTGGATTCGGTGACTAATCCGGTGGCGGCGGACGGCGGCTTTGACCAGGAGGCGGCGGAGCAGGCTCAAATCCGCGGGCCGCATACGCTGAAAAGCTGGGACAGAGGCGTTACCGCCGAGGACATAGAATGGCTGGTGCGTGAGGCGATGCCCCAGATTGCCAAGGTGAAATGCCTTGGCGCCATGAACCGTGATCTGGAATTCGTTCCGGGCACAGCCACAATCATTGTGGTGCCGGAAACGGATGAGCCAAAGCCGGTCCCCAGCCAGGAATTGCTCAGTGAAATTGAAGCCTATCTGTGCGAACGGACCTCGGCGCCGCTGGACACGAGTGATCCGGGAATTGAAGTGATTGGCCCGGATTACGTGCGGATCGGAGTGGAGGCCGCTGTAGCATTTACCTCCGTAGAACAGCGGAAGGTGGCGGAGGGACGGATTATTGACAACCTGAAGCAGTTTTTTCATCCCCTCTATGGCGGAGACAGGGCTGCGGGTTGGGAGCTGGGACAGAACCTGTATGTTTCCGAGGTCTATGCTGTGATCAAAAATACACCGGGTGTGGATTATGTATCCGGCATTGTCATCAAGGCTTCGGTACAGTGCTTTACGGCAAGTCTTGAACCCCTGGAAAACGGGCCTTATAAACCTCTGGCTGCTTACCCGAAGTACAGTGCGGTCCGTTCTGACGACAACTCTATTCAATTTGCGCTTGCCGAGCGGGTAGAGGCCGGAAGCGAAGTGAAATCGCTGGTGCTTAAGGGGTTCAAGGAGAATGGAAAGATCAGGCTCCGCTACAGAACTTATGAGCCGGTTGAGCTGATTGTCGTATCGATCGACGGGGACATCCTGGAATGCCAGACTCTGGACGGGCAACCGCTGGAGTACAGCTATCCTGAAGGCAGCGACCTTGAATTCGACATCACCGATGATTTAACAGTCCGCACCTATATACTTAACGGGCTGGCTTCAGGTGCTGAATCGTTTTTTGTGAAAATCGCCGTCTTTGAGCCGAAGGATATTGTCTTCTTAAGCAAGACGGATGAGTATGTCAACACCACCCCCTCAAGATTCGCAGCATCCACTCTGATAACATTTTCCTTGAAGAGGATGAGCTGA
- a CDS encoding LysM peptidoglycan-binding domain-containing protein, giving the protein MAEKAKIIPLDMPVGAIEVMFNPNEYTVSFEGKYTGEKNNKQFQITETPELKVSLFYDTYEKRTDVRKKTKLLTSLLDPKVSGKNTKKPPVCLFVWGGFTYRGLLSKIEQKFTMFMENGTPVRSLLDVTFITEESDKTVEDNRGLNACRKLWVVKSGDRLDLIANEALKEPLAWRRIAELNKIVNPIGFPGKNDIGRTLVIPD; this is encoded by the coding sequence ATGGCGGAGAAAGCGAAGATTATTCCTCTGGATATGCCCGTTGGAGCCATTGAGGTGATGTTCAACCCCAATGAGTACACCGTTTCCTTCGAAGGGAAATATACCGGGGAGAAGAATAACAAGCAATTCCAAATCACGGAAACCCCTGAACTCAAGGTTTCTTTATTCTATGACACTTATGAGAAGCGCACGGATGTGCGCAAGAAGACCAAGCTGCTAACCTCGCTGCTTGACCCCAAAGTAAGCGGAAAAAATACGAAAAAGCCGCCGGTGTGCCTGTTTGTGTGGGGCGGGTTCACCTACCGCGGCCTTCTCAGCAAGATCGAGCAGAAGTTCACGATGTTCATGGAGAACGGCACACCGGTCCGCTCTCTGCTCGATGTTACCTTTATCACAGAAGAGTCGGACAAAACCGTTGAAGACAACCGGGGTCTGAATGCCTGCCGGAAGCTGTGGGTAGTCAAAAGCGGGGACCGGCTGGATCTGATCGCCAATGAAGCGCTGAAGGAGCCTCTGGCGTGGCGCAGGATTGCCGAGCTGAACAAGATTGTCAATCCAATCGGCTTTCCTGGAAAAAACGATATCGGGAGGACCTTGGTCATCCCGGATTAA